The following coding sequences lie in one Stenotrophomonas rhizophila genomic window:
- a CDS encoding alpha/beta hydrolase family protein: MIEALTLPVVAADDHRFDLLARVPAQPRACLLWLPALGVAARHYLPLADALAAYGIAVYLHEWRGNGSSSLRPSRTQDWGYREILYHDLPASLAALPRDGAAMDTLIGGHSLGGQLACCFAGLHPAVFQRVWLVASGTPYWRTFPGPRGWTLPLIYRFLPWLAQRQGVLHGRRLGFGGTEARGLIGDWARVGLTNHYAGVGITDDLEAGLRTVRGRATAVVMAQDWLAPVPSMQGLLAKLPQVQATLRVLDAATLGTDADHFAWMKSPQAVATLLFHSFE, from the coding sequence ATGATCGAGGCGCTGACGTTGCCGGTCGTGGCCGCCGACGACCACCGTTTCGACCTGCTGGCCCGCGTGCCGGCGCAGCCACGCGCGTGCTTGCTGTGGTTGCCGGCACTGGGCGTGGCGGCACGCCATTACCTGCCGTTGGCCGATGCGCTGGCCGCGTACGGCATCGCCGTGTACCTGCACGAGTGGCGCGGCAACGGCAGCAGCAGCCTGCGCCCCTCGCGCACGCAGGACTGGGGCTATCGCGAGATCCTCTACCACGACCTGCCGGCCAGCCTGGCCGCACTCCCGCGGGACGGCGCCGCGATGGACACCCTCATCGGCGGGCACAGCCTGGGCGGGCAGCTGGCCTGCTGCTTTGCCGGGCTGCACCCGGCGGTGTTCCAGCGCGTGTGGCTGGTCGCCAGCGGCACGCCGTACTGGCGCACCTTTCCCGGCCCACGCGGCTGGACGCTACCGTTGATCTACCGCTTCCTGCCCTGGCTGGCGCAACGCCAGGGCGTGCTGCACGGGCGTAGGCTGGGGTTCGGTGGCACCGAGGCACGCGGCCTGATCGGCGACTGGGCCCGGGTCGGGCTGACCAATCATTACGCCGGCGTCGGCATCACCGACGACCTTGAAGCCGGCCTGCGCACCGTGCGCGGCCGCGCCACGGCCGTGGTGATGGCGCAGGACTGGCTGGCGCCGGTCCCTTCGATGCAGGGCCTGCTGGCCAAGCTGCCGCAGGTGCAGGCCACGCTGCGCGTGCTCGATGCGGCGACGCTGGGAACCGATGCGGATCACTTCGCGTGGATGAAATCGCCGCAGGCCGTGGCCACGCTGCTTTTTCATTCATTTGAGTGA